TTCACGCGCATCGGCAAACGCGTGCCCGTGCTCGCCGACCTCAAGCCCAGCGGCAAACATCTAATGTCCGAACTCGTCGCCATCGGCGGCATCCGTCCGCTCATGAAGACGCTGCTCGACGCCGGCCTGCTCCACGGCGACGCCCTTACCGTCACCGGCCAAACCATGGCGCAAACCCTCGCGAACGTGCAGCCGTATCCTGCCGGGCAAACCATCATTCAACCGCTCGACAAGCCGATCAAAAAGGACAGCCACCTTGTCATCCTGCGCGGCAATCTCGCTCCCCAAGGCGCGGTCGCGAAAATTTCTGGCAAGGAAGGATTGCGCTTCACCGGCAAAGCCATTGTGTTTGAGTCCGAGGAAAAAGCGCTCAAAGCGATTCTGAACGGCAAGGTGAAGAAAGGACACGTCATTGTGATCCG
This Candidatus Angelobacter sp. DNA region includes the following protein-coding sequences:
- a CDS encoding dihydroxy-acid dehydratase, with the translated sequence FTRIGKRVPVLADLKPSGKHLMSELVAIGGIRPLMKTLLDAGLLHGDALTVTGQTMAQTLANVQPYPAGQTIIQPLDKPIKKDSHLVILRGNLAPQGAVAKISGKEGLRFTGKAIVFESEEKALKAILNGKVKKGHVIVIRSEGPKGGPGMREMLSPTSAIMGKGLGKDVALITDGRFSGGSHGFVVGHVTPEAYVGGPIALVKNGDTITIDAEKRELTLEVPGAELKKRKKSWKKPAPRYTRGVLAKYAAHVTSASQGAVTDADLKL